TTTACCTAATACGTCCAATTACTTTGGccaaaagcaaaaggagaagaGAGGCCGAATTTGAAATGCTTTATTATTCTCTCATTTTGCGTTAGATCAACTTTTTTAAAGCTTAATATCTCAGTGTcgaaattttatgtttttcaacTTAACTAATGATAAGTGAATTGAAACTTTTGGTAATAGATGCATTCTAACACAAATGTGAATGTTAGATTATCTTCATTAAGATGCTCATAGAGAGTTTTGGTGCACTtatcctttaattttttgttagcTTAATCACCAAAGTTTTATGATAGTTGAGtcaaatttcatgtttttgAACATCATCATCGTATTGGTCTTAATTCAAACTATgaagtgaaaattgaaatctCACTTTTTGGGGGTGGTTTAGAAACCAGTTACATGAGAGAGAATTTAGATGCCTCACCTCTGCAGCCCTCTGATGAATCAATCACTCCAAGTCAAGATGACCAGCTTGATTTACGCCGCGATGAAGAGGACCTTGTTGTCGCAAAATCGACTAGAACTTTGAAGAGTATATCCTCTTGTTTCTGTTACACCCCAAAACCATCATGAATGGGATGACACGACCGTCCTTCCACTCGAAGGACATAGTCCCAAAGCTCCCAAAATTCAATTCCTGTCCGCTCGTCGATATCGCTCTCGTACTACTTATCGTTAGTTGAAGAGCCTGAAAAAGATTGGCAAATAAATGGGTGAACAACCACAGTTCAATGAGTAGTGCGTTTCTTCTAAGCGGATCAAGCACCCAAAGCGAATCGAGCACCCACTATGTATATTTATAAAGCTAAACTGCAACTCTTTTAACTCAAATCTAGGATATAACAAATATACAgtaaaagaataatttatatACGCTTCAACGAGAAATGCTACCTCAACTATGACTTGACTAAACTAAGCATAAGCACTTAGAAAACAACTCTCATGCACTAATAAATCGTTCAATCAAAGCAATTACTCAAAGCTGTCCGTAGTACGAAGCTTGAGCACAAAATTTTATAGTGCCATAATTTTCTCCACCGAACTTCGTTCAAGCGTACTTATAGTCAATAAAAAGCCCATTCAATATATTACAAGGACCCCAATTTACCCAACCCGAGCCGAAAATGAACAACATATGGCCCTAAAGTCCTGTTGTGCACTGTTCATCTCACATgataaacttcaaaattttatttcggGTAAATCGTAAGCTTAAATCATGATCCGTAAAATCCTACGGCTTCTCAACATCCTgaactatcatttctataaaaatacgCAGCTCAACTACTCAAAAATCATACTTTGCTGTtcgatttttctcaaaattccaaatttcaagtcCTAGATCTAAAATTACTCCAATTGAACGAACGAACGACACAAGCACTTACCGGGTATTGCATTATGTAAGGTGGCTTGGTGAGGCTCCCATGATGAGAACGCACGAaaccctcttctttcttcttcttcctctcttcctcttcctttctttgagCTCGAGCTCTCTggtctccctttctctctctcctccttttgctttctctctttcccttttatcttctcctttttcccattttttctctttccttttctcttttcttttatctcctccttttcccccctttttctttttcctttttttctttctttccttctctctcttctttttcttcttctctcccgaAGACTCTCagtctctctccttcttctttctcctttttgtcttttgactgggtcaaaacccatattttacaaCAGTTTCACTTGTTTGTCGGTAGCAGGTGAATCAAGAGAGTGCTTCTGCGTCTGGCCCTCCAAACTGTCATGCGAGGAACCGGTCTCAATACAGGAATTAGAGGTATTGCCCGCTTCCCGAAAAGACAAACTGTTGCTCAGTAACTTGTTCTCTCTCTGGTTATATGGAATTGAATAATGCATCCATAGGAAAGAATAAGAGATTGAAAAAATCGACTATTTAGATGGTTGGAAAGGGAGCGAATGAGTGGAGTTCGATGAGCTCTGCTCTATTTATCTCCATCATTTCAGCTTGCAGACAAAGGAAAGAATATCGGAACCTTCACTTTACTTCAAGAAGATAAATTGAactacttttcttcttcttgtttctccGTCAGGGTCGAGCCGCGAAGAATCTTACAATTCATAAATGCAATCCACAAAAGTctgagtgaagaaaaaaaaggaaggtatCATCACTAGTCTCATTTAAAAGCACATTTGAGGAGTATGAACTAAAGCAAAGAATATCAGTGACCTATTTTTCATCAATATGGGGCATTGCTCATGTTCTCCTTCCTGCTTTTGTCTATGGACCACATGAAATGTGATCAATGGTGTCTAGAAGCAAAGAATCACCATTTTTCGGATTGAAGTAAAGAATTATCCGATTCCCTTTTAAGATGCAAAATAATGTAGTTGGCCTGAAAGTCATTGCTTGATGCCCCTTGtgatttaataaatataataatcgGTGTTAGATGGCATGAGGGAGATGAACCCAAGAAGGAAATCGTTTGCTTAGGTCAACCAAATTTGTGTTTTAGGTTTATTGGGCTTGGGAGTAAGTGAAAATTTGTAACTTTATGGAGCACCATGATTCCTTTATAATTTACAAATCTGTCTCAGACATTCACTAAGATCGACTTCAATAACTGAATCCCCTTCACTTCAAGAAATGAGAACTAACTCCTATACCTCAAAAGCTAATTAACTCAAAATAAGACGATAGTTATTGATATATTTGATTAGTTGTCGAGTCTACTAGACATTTACCACTCATAAGCATTCGCTATTTATAATGAGAAATGGAAACTCACCAATCTATCGAAAATATTACTTATTGGAAAGCAAATGATAGCTACTTGTACATTTTATGCCTCTGAAACTATAAGGTGGATACGGGCGGACGTAGAGATCAAGTCATTACTATACTCTGCAAGAGGTTAGCAACGATTGACATCATTGGagtaaattttaaattgatgtACTCGTTGTGGGTGATGAGTTCTTAGTCCACACAACAGGTGCAGTTTATCAATTTTATGTATAGTGAATTTGCATATTAAACTTCGATAAAGATCACATGGGCCATGATAAATCAGCTTGAGATTCATATCCTTTGATATACACATGTATAAAGATGTACAACATAATGAAAGATAGTTCCTTATTACACGTGGACaaattaggatgcaaattcTTATGGGTCTTGTTTtaatccaaaaaattaattccttGTTCATGTCTACTAAGTTCAATTGAAACTAAATGATAAATGATTCGGTCATGATTCTCCACTAGATAAGAATAATCACCAAGCTCCAGGAACTTAAAGACCACATCACTCGACAATGCGGGCGCGGATAACAAATCAGGGAGCCATCACTCCCGAGTCAAAGATGACTTGATTTTTCTTCGGTGCCCGGGTCGTAACATCGGTTAAAGCACTTCAGCAATAAATGATCGGGGCCCCTCTTATCGCCTATGTAACATAGACACGACGACACGATACGTGACACGacacattattttaaaaaaaaagtaaagaatttcgacacgttaaatattaaataaatatttttaattttaattaatttaattcaaatttacaaataaataaataaagagtttacaatgaatttatattaataatattaataaattttattctgtttttttatttcattatcccaaatttacatttatttttcgaaattccCCCTCCctcaaatttacttttatttttcgaaaccACCCCCGCTGCGCCCAAACTTCCCTCGTCTCTTtcccccaaatttttttcacttttcttttccctccccACCACCTGACAGCCCATCACTTCCCCCTCCCTCATGTCACTTTCCCTCCCTCCAACACGCCAagtccttttttattcttttcaaaacCCTAGCAGCGCGGCACCgcgccttcttctcctcctcgcattcttttttattattttccttatcaaaagttcaaaaccCTAGCAGCGGGgcgccttcttctcctcctcctcgccgcacgaCGCCTATCTCCGAAAGCATCGAAGACTCGATCAAGAAAAGCACCAGCATTCCCCAAAGGAGCGAAAAAGGGAATAACCCAGAAAAAGTTTCAGTGAAAAGGAATCGGAAAAGAAGGCGGAACGCGCGGTCCCTGTGCACCGAGAGGCTGCACACCGCCgcgaactcctcctcctcctcctcccccttgccgctgccgctgctgccCCACTCGACGACGCCGCCCTCCCCCACGCGCGCCTCCCTCCTAAAGTTTCTCCTCACGGCCCTCGCCCTCTTtctctggccgtctctcgccgtcacGGGCTCGCCCTCGCTCGCAGCCTCATCTCTAccccctcgccctcgccgccgccctccATTCTCTTCTGGACACGCGTGTCGAAGCATGTCGAcaaaagttgaccacgtgttgACAAAAACGCGTGTCCGATCCGACACGTGTCCGTGCATCATAGCTTATCACAACATAATTGCACAAAAGAGCTCACATTCATCCAGAGAGAACGCAGGCAAAGTTGAACATAAAACCTCACGTTAACGGCTCTTCTTTTCAGGCTAGTTGCCTTACTTTCTACCCACATTATAACACCTTCAAGCAACATCCATCCTTCTATAAATTTCAAGACAGGAGGGGGAACAAGAAGATAGAAATGGATCCCTGTTGAGCGCCTTGAGATAGGAGGATCGCGAAACATGGGTTGCTCGTTGCAGAGAAAAGATTTATATCACTAGAAGGGAATGGTCGTCATAGTGGGCCTGAACGATCCACAACCATCGTTGACATGAACGACGATgaggaaaacatgaaaatgggCACAATGACGATACTCTCATTCATCAAACGTGGACAAGCACATATCACGTCTTTCCCATCATAAGTTTTAGGAGGAGAATATGAGGCCATTCTGATATAAATGGAAGAGCTTATTACAGAAGGAAATATGCCTCGATCAAACTCTGCTACAAAATCTAAAACGCTACCTAACAAACACAACAATGCCGCTGCTGACAATGGCCGACGAAACCGCAATCTAAATCACTAAAAGTGGTCACTTATGCAGAGCACAACAACAATTCTCAGCCCCTATGTCTACAGCAAGACAAGGAGGCTGGACAGTACCATCTCTGTACCAAGTTGACCgcttctcaatcaattcatTCACGAAACCGTCCAATTTCTCAATACTAACACTCGGCATCACCACAACGTGAGCAATATTTCCCTCACAAGCCAGTTGCCATCTGCGCACGAACTCTTCTTCCGACGGCCGTTCAAATACAACCGTGCTGCTAAGCTCATTTAACATGGCACTTATCCCTGCCTCACGAAGACGACCCTTCAGGTAGTGGGCATTTCTAAGGCACTTCTGTACTTCCTTCTGAAACCCTTTGTAACCTTTACGATTGAGTGTGTACCAAAGGAAAATAGGAGCGTGGCCATTCCTGCTACCCATGATCGTTGCATCCCTGGAAGCAAGGTATTCAACATTCCTCGAGAGAGCATTTATATGATCCATCCTTGTTATTTGAACACCACAAGGCATTGGACATCCCACAAACTTGTGGCCTGAAACACTTACGCTTCCAATGGGCTTCTTGAAAGAAACCTTTGGTGcctattcaaaaaataaatgactaTGTTAGGGGAACACgtacaaggaaaagaaagctcTATATGCATGAATAGCCAAACCTAGctgaaaacaagaagaaagcaatCCAGTCATACAACTCattgcaaaacaaacaattaatttgaaataatgaaATCTCCATAAACACCAGGTATTTAGATAACTTACAACTTGGACCGATATAAATCTCTGGAAAAGAAATCTAAACTACACaaacacaatatatatatatatatatatatatagagagagagagagagagagagagagagagagagagagagaatacatGAAAATCTCTTTTCGACACAATACAATTTCTCTCCCTATCTAAAGAGAGTAAAACAACTCTTATCCTTCCAGTCTTCTTCAAAAATAGTAACATGAATATCAAATCACCTACCCGTTTGACGAAAGGCATCATGAGTCCAAATAAAGCTCCATCACAATGTATGTAGAATCTATCATGTGTAAACCCACTTTCTTCGAGAGTTTTTATAATGAGATCAAGGTCATCTACAGCTCCTTTGACAGTTGttccttcaaaagaaaataaatcatttagCTAAAAACTTCATGATCTGCACGTTTACAACATACACCCTATATAAACAGAATGCATGAGCCTTACATGCGGAGATAAGAGGAGAATATAGATACCTATATTAGCATTGATGATAGCAGGCTTATCCTTGTTAGCAAGTAGTTTGTCTTTAAAATCCGCGCAGTCAATTTCCCCAGAAACCAGAGTTGCTACTTTAACACATTCCATTCTATACATACGTGCTGCCTTAAAAACAGAATAATGCGACTCCCGTGATGCATATAGAATTCCATCAGGAAAAACTTCCCTCCTGCACATTCAAGGTTGCCATCATTTCAGTCTTCTCGTCAAGTTTGCTTT
The window above is part of the Eucalyptus grandis isolate ANBG69807.140 chromosome 6, ASM1654582v1, whole genome shotgun sequence genome. Proteins encoded here:
- the LOC104450872 gene encoding serine decarboxylase encodes the protein MMNGGAKVLAEAFNPAAVAPEPLPAAVAELNGNGVGGGKAAAAAGDGGKREIVLGRNVHTTCLAIEEPDANDEFTGDKDAYMAGVLARYRKTLVERTKQHLGYPYNLDFDYGALAQLQHFSINNLGDPFIESNYGVHSRQFEVGVLDWFARLWEIEKSDYWGYITNCGTEGNLHGILVGREVFPDGILYASRESHYSVFKAARMYRMECVKVATLVSGEIDCADFKDKLLANKDKPAIINANIGTTVKGAVDDLDLIIKTLEESGFTHDRFYIHCDGALFGLMMPFVKRAPKVSFKKPIGSVSVSGHKFVGCPMPCGVQITRMDHINALSRNVEYLASRDATIMGSRNGHAPIFLWYTLNRKGYKGFQKEVQKCLRNAHYLKGRLREAGISAMLNELSSTVVFERPSEEEFVRRWQLACEGNIAHVVVMPSVSIEKLDGFVNELIEKRSTWYRDGTVQPPCLAVDIGAENCCCALHK